The Brachyhypopomus gauderio isolate BG-103 chromosome 1, BGAUD_0.2, whole genome shotgun sequence genome includes a window with the following:
- the sh2d5 gene encoding SH2 domain-containing protein 5 — translation MGETPVREDGTITRSAEYIGSFPVDDCCLDDQMQQLYTQLKSLKKSKRRRSVSLKFSIKGVKVYNEDETTLLMAHALHRVSLSIAHPSDAQFAFVAHNPGNSDAQLYCHLFKARHARAAQFLNLLLCRCFQLFYLRKHPEDGHVESSTRKPARAPSLLNHGFPLSVSALVSFRRAPNQGQLLPTPQASPNPITEVISSPDDVFPISPTLVRKKAMRDKVLRSGAYRSFTCTALKQRHLQDRLNAPQGKGQDSIAVSRVRAPSLAETEEALAHAVWSWDGISSDSSSSLLAEDVLGSYLLCSHPKKPNVQSLLIRFPSAVVNLAIKTSRGKCFLEKCHIEFENLAALIEHYTQIRGELECSLSCARVNHCYEWDENMVEDQSLRLLQGSKQNAQNQCWV, via the exons ATGGGCGAGACCCCAGTCAGAGAGGATGGGACTATCACAAGATCGGCTGAG TACATTGGCTCCTTTCCTGTTGATGACTGTTGTCTGGATGACCAAATGCAACAATTGTACACACAGCTGAAATCTCTCAAG AAATCCAAACGAAGGCGGTCTGTCTCCCTGAAATTCTCCATCAAAGGAGTGAAGGTCTATAATGAGGATGAGACG ACTCTTCTGATGGCCCATGCACTGCACAGGGTCTCCCTCTCCATCGCTCACCCCTCAGACGCACAGTTCGCCTTTGTGGCACACAACCCTGGCAACTCCGACGCACAGCTCTACTGTCACCTCTTCAAGGCCCGGCACGCCAGAGCA GCCCAGTTCCTGAACCTGCTGCTGTGCCGTTGCTTCCAGCTGTTTTATCTGCGGAAGCATCCAGAAGACGGGCATGTGGAGTCCTCCACGAGGAAGCCCGCCCGCGCTCCCTCCCTTCTCAATCACGGCTTCCCGCTCAGCGTCAGTGCCCTCGTGTCCTTCCGCAGGGCGCCTAACCAGGGCCAACTGCTCCCCACGCCACAG GCGTCCCCTAATCCCATCACTGAGGTTATTAGCAGTCCAGATGATGTTTTTCCCATCTCGCCTACACTTGTACGCAAGAAGGCCATGAGAGACAAGGTGCTGCGTTCAGGGGCTTATCGCTCCTTTACCTGTACAGCTTTGAAACAGCGCCACCTACAGGACCGGCTGAATGCTCCACAAG GCAAGGGGCAGGACAGTATAGCAGTAAGCAGGGTACGTGCCCCAAGCTTGGCCGAAACAGAAGAAGCACTGGCTCACGCCGTGTGGAGCTGGGATGGCATCTCTAG TGACAGCAGTTCTTCATTGCTTGCTGAGGATGTTCTTGGCTCGTACCTGCTGTGTTCCCACCCCAAGAAGCCCAACGTTCAGTCTCTTCTTATACGCTTCCCCTCCGCCGTGGTCAATTTGGCTATAAAAACCTCCagaggaaaatgtttccttgAG AAGTGCCACATTGAGTTTGAGAACCTCGCTGCTCTGATCGAGCACTATACACAGATCCGCGGGGAGCTGGAATGCTCGCTGAGCTGTGCTCGAGTCAATCACTGTTACGAATGGGATGAGAACATGGTAGAGGACCAGAGTCTGCGCCTGCTGCAAGGGAGCAAGCAGAATGCCCAGAACCAGTGCTGGGTTTAA